The DNA window TGAACAGCATCCGGAATGATCATCAGTTCCTCTGTTTTCATCTTCATTTACACATTCTCCTGAATATTTTTGATAAATCTTGCAGGCACACCCCCATAGACGGTACATGCCGGTACATCCTTGGTTACGACAGCACCCGCAGCAATCACTGCACCATCTCCGATCGTGACACCTTTACAAATGGTTGCATTGGCACCTATCCAGACATTTTTTCCTATATGGATTGGTGCAGGAATCAGATTGCCCCGATGCTTTGGATTAAGACTGTGGTCTAGCGTAGCAATCACCACATTATGTCCAATCAATGCTCCGTCATCGATTGTGACGCCGCCCTGATCCTGAATCTTGACACCCGCATTGAAGAACACTTTTTTCCCCATCTTCAAATTCTTTCCGCAATCTGTATAAAACGGCGGAAACAGGGAAAATGTTTCATCCACCCTTCTTCCCGTGATTTCACACATAATTTCAACAATTTCTTCGTTTGTATGGTAGCTTCCATTTAACTCTGTGGTCAGCCGTATTGCCTCCTGCGATAACTTGTGCATACATAAATGTGCCTCTGAACCTGCCTCAATCTCAGCTCCACTCTCCATGTATTTCAAAAATTCGTTCAGTTCCATTTCATTTTCACCTCGCTGAATCAAGACTCGCTCACGAGTCTTGCACGCTAGAGCGTGTCTGAAAAAGGCTTTTCGTGAGCTGCGAGTCTCAGTTTGTGGGAGATTTTATCCGAATGAGGGCGGCGTAGCGGGCTACGGCAACCGAATGAGGGTAAAATCTCCCGCAAAGTGGGGCTTGCAGATTGCGGAAATGATTTTTCAGACACGCTCTAGATTCGGGGAAGCCTATGCTGATATATTTCCTTGTCGAATCTGTGCGCATCCTCGCGGAGCAAATTAACTTAAGCTGGAGTCCAGCTCTGACTGAGTTAATTATAATTTTCATCAAGGTAAATATCAAATTGCTATAATTTATATCTGGTTATTCTTGAAAGGAATATCCGTTTGATGTACAATCAGGATATCAAAGAAGGGAGACTTTCAAATTGGAATTACGAGTATTACGCTATTTTGCCACATCAGCCAGAGAAGGAAGCATGACAAAAGCGGCTGAAAAACTTCATGTTACACAGCCTACACTGTCAAAACAAATAAAAGAGTTGGAAGAGGAACTTGGTCAGAAACTGTTCATCCGGGGAAATTACAATATCCATCTGACTCCGGAAGGCGAAATTCTCTATAAACGAGCTTTAGATATTCTTGAGATGGCAGACCAGACAACTGCTGAATTTGCTTCTATGAACCAGTTTAACGGCGGAGACCTGTATCTTGGCTGTGCAGAATCCGACGGCATCTCTCTGCTTGCCAAAACTGCCGGACAACTACTGAAAAAACAT is part of the Blautia faecicola genome and encodes:
- a CDS encoding DapH/DapD/GlmU-related protein, whose protein sequence is MELNEFLKYMESGAEIEAGSEAHLCMHKLSQEAIRLTTELNGSYHTNEEIVEIMCEITGRRVDETFSLFPPFYTDCGKNLKMGKKVFFNAGVKIQDQGGVTIDDGALIGHNVVIATLDHSLNPKHRGNLIPAPIHIGKNVWIGANATICKGVTIGDGAVIAAGAVVTKDVPACTVYGGVPARFIKNIQENV